The following are from one region of the Thiocapsa rosea genome:
- a CDS encoding 5'-nucleotidase — protein sequence MHPGLPESVRLIVAISSRALFDLSESHQVFETQGVDAYRNFQVAHENDILEPGVAFALAKKLMSLNTALGDRGRVEVILISRNSSDTGLRVLTSAHHHGLDIARAAFTGGASPYRYVSAFGAHLFLSADPRDVRSALTAGCAAATVLPAAFPADPEEDEQVRIAFDGDAVLFSDDAERLFRREGLEVFNATELASAHEPLPGGPFKGLLVAIHQLQALFPPEASPLRTALVTSRGTPSHERVIRTLRAWDIRIDEALFLGGLDKGRFLAAFDADIFFDDQRVHCDAASRHVATGHVPHGVANPEGDPPIRMAESADNPG from the coding sequence GTGCACCCGGGTCTCCCCGAATCCGTGCGTCTGATCGTCGCGATCTCCTCGCGCGCGCTCTTCGATCTGAGCGAGTCTCACCAGGTGTTCGAGACGCAGGGTGTCGATGCCTATCGCAACTTTCAGGTCGCCCACGAGAACGATATCCTCGAGCCCGGCGTTGCCTTCGCGCTCGCCAAAAAGCTCATGAGCCTCAATACGGCCCTCGGTGACCGCGGGCGCGTCGAGGTTATCCTGATTTCACGCAACAGCTCGGATACCGGGCTGCGCGTCCTGACCTCCGCCCATCACCACGGCCTGGATATCGCACGCGCCGCCTTTACGGGCGGGGCAAGTCCTTACCGTTATGTGTCCGCCTTCGGTGCGCATCTGTTTTTGTCCGCGGATCCGAGGGACGTTCGCTCGGCCTTGACTGCAGGGTGTGCCGCAGCGACCGTCCTGCCGGCAGCGTTTCCGGCGGATCCGGAGGAGGATGAGCAGGTTCGCATCGCGTTCGACGGCGATGCGGTGTTGTTCTCCGACGACGCGGAAAGACTCTTCCGTCGCGAGGGGCTCGAGGTCTTCAACGCGACCGAGCTGGCCTCCGCGCATGAGCCGCTACCCGGCGGACCTTTCAAAGGCTTGCTGGTCGCGATCCATCAACTTCAGGCACTCTTCCCGCCCGAAGCATCGCCCCTGCGCACGGCGCTCGTCACCTCGCGCGGCACGCCATCCCATGAGCGGGTGATCCGCACCTTGCGTGCTTGGGATATCCGCATCGACGAGGCACTTTTTCTCGGCGGGCTCGACAAGGGGCGCTTTCTCGCGGCCTTCGACGCGGACATCTTCTTCGATGATCAGCGTGTCCATTGCGATGCCGCGAGCCGTCATGTGGCAACCGGCCATGTTCCGCACGGTGTCGCCAATCCAGAGGGTGACCCGCCGATCCGAATGGCCGAGTCCGCAGATAACCCCGGCTGA